In the Clostridium beijerinckii genome, one interval contains:
- a CDS encoding aminotransferase class III-fold pyridoxal phosphate-dependent enzyme, with protein MNGEEIRNTLKEYNLQSWSKQRNLNPISVEKADGIYFWDYDGNRYSDMSSQLVNMNLGFGNKAIGDAIKEQVDKYCFVGPSYGAESRAKLAKKIIELMPDNMGKVFFTNAGAESNENAVKIARMFTGKTKVFSRYRSYHGSSFGAGNLTGEPRRYQLEPGIPGFVKFFDPYIYREPIEFESEEAATKYYLAKLREQIIYEGPDSVAAIVLETITGSNGVIIPPKGYLPGVRALCDEFKILMICDEVMTGWGRTGRMFGFENFDVKPDIVTFAKGVTCGYVQLGGVVVSKEIAAYFDDNLLSCGLTYSGHPLACAAGVACINYYEEAGILKNVNEVGSVLGEKLEEMKASHPSVGDVRYIGLFSAVELVKDKGSKEPLVPYGKDPEGVMGKILGLLKERKFMTYTHENMILVAPPLIITKEQLEEELAKLDEVLGIVDKQFI; from the coding sequence ATGAATGGTGAAGAAATCAGAAATACTTTAAAAGAATATAATTTACAATCGTGGAGTAAACAAAGAAATTTAAATCCAATTTCAGTTGAAAAAGCTGATGGAATTTACTTTTGGGATTATGATGGAAATAGATATTCAGATATGTCGTCACAACTTGTTAATATGAATTTAGGTTTTGGAAATAAGGCGATTGGAGATGCAATAAAAGAGCAAGTAGATAAATATTGTTTTGTAGGGCCATCTTATGGAGCTGAATCTAGAGCCAAGCTTGCAAAGAAGATCATTGAATTAATGCCTGATAATATGGGGAAGGTATTTTTCACAAATGCAGGTGCAGAATCAAATGAGAATGCTGTAAAGATAGCAAGAATGTTCACAGGTAAGACAAAGGTGTTCAGCCGTTATAGAAGTTATCACGGATCTTCGTTTGGTGCTGGTAATTTAACAGGTGAACCTAGAAGATATCAATTAGAACCTGGTATTCCAGGATTCGTAAAATTCTTTGATCCATATATTTATAGAGAACCAATAGAATTCGAATCAGAAGAAGCAGCAACAAAATATTACTTGGCCAAGCTAAGAGAACAAATAATTTATGAAGGACCTGATAGTGTGGCTGCAATAGTTTTAGAGACTATAACAGGTTCAAATGGAGTTATCATTCCGCCAAAAGGATATCTTCCAGGAGTTAGAGCTTTATGTGATGAATTTAAAATCTTAATGATTTGTGATGAAGTTATGACAGGCTGGGGCAGAACTGGTAGAATGTTTGGCTTTGAGAATTTTGATGTAAAACCAGATATAGTAACTTTTGCAAAAGGTGTTACTTGTGGATATGTTCAACTTGGCGGAGTTGTAGTAAGTAAAGAAATAGCAGCTTACTTTGATGATAATTTATTATCTTGCGGACTAACTTATAGTGGACATCCCCTAGCTTGTGCAGCAGGTGTAGCGTGTATAAACTATTATGAAGAAGCAGGTATACTAAAAAATGTTAACGAAGTAGGTAGTGTACTTGGTGAAAAACTAGAAGAGATGAAAGCTTCTCACCCATCAGTTGGAGATGTGAGGTATATTGGATTATTTTCAGCAGTAGAATTAGTAAAGGATAAAGGAAGCAAGGAACCCTTAGTACCATATGGAAAGGATCCAGAAGGAGTTATGGGGAAAATTTTAGGATTATTAAAGGAAAGAAAGTTTATGACATATACTCATGAGAACATGATACTTGTTGCTCCACCACTAATAATTACTAAGGAGCAATTAGAAGAAGAGTTAGCTAAATTAGACGAAGTACTTGGAATTGTAGACAAACAATTTATCTAG
- a CDS encoding iron-containing alcohol dehydrogenase produces MAYEFSLPRRTIIGDNALESSESLIKSLGKKAFIVSGKNVTRIGTVKVLTDCLDNLGIEYEIFNDIIGEPTDLMIESGVKAYKNAKCDFCIAIGGGSPLDSGKAIAAMTKLEGSISDYMGKTIEGDFPPLVLIPTTAGTGSEATKFTVITDSKRNIKMLLKGEALLPDLAVIDSKFSMTSPKSVTAATGMDALTHAVEAYTSRKANSLTDTFALSAIKRIFEFLPLVYKDGDNKKAREEMAIAAYEAGVCINNSSVTLVHGMSRPIGANFHVAHGISNAMLIKECLSYVLDGSYERFGSIGRVINAADDKKSDKEAAEAFLEKLTELCNICEIPTLKEYGINKEEFNKVVDKMAQDAMNSGSPSNTIKEVKKEDLLTIYSRLW; encoded by the coding sequence ATGGCATATGAGTTTAGTTTACCAAGACGTACGATTATTGGAGATAACGCATTAGAATCAAGCGAGAGTTTGATAAAATCCCTTGGGAAAAAAGCATTTATTGTATCTGGAAAAAACGTAACTAGAATTGGAACAGTTAAAGTTTTGACAGATTGTTTAGATAACTTAGGAATTGAATATGAAATTTTTAATGATATTATTGGAGAGCCAACCGATTTAATGATTGAAAGTGGCGTAAAAGCCTATAAAAACGCTAAATGTGATTTCTGCATAGCAATTGGAGGAGGAAGTCCATTAGATAGCGGTAAAGCTATTGCTGCCATGACAAAATTAGAAGGTTCAATATCTGATTACATGGGAAAAACAATTGAAGGAGATTTTCCACCATTGGTTTTGATTCCAACTACAGCAGGTACAGGTTCAGAAGCTACCAAATTTACGGTTATTACAGATTCAAAGAGGAATATAAAAATGCTTCTAAAGGGAGAAGCATTACTACCTGATTTGGCAGTGATTGATTCCAAATTCTCAATGACATCACCTAAAAGCGTAACAGCGGCAACAGGCATGGATGCGTTAACTCATGCAGTAGAAGCGTATACATCAAGAAAAGCAAATTCACTAACAGATACCTTTGCATTATCTGCAATCAAAAGAATTTTTGAGTTTTTACCATTGGTTTATAAAGATGGTGACAATAAAAAGGCTAGAGAAGAAATGGCCATTGCTGCATATGAAGCTGGTGTATGTATAAATAATTCTTCAGTTACCTTGGTACATGGCATGAGCAGACCAATTGGAGCTAATTTTCATGTTGCTCATGGAATTTCAAATGCCATGCTAATAAAGGAATGTTTATCTTATGTTTTGGATGGAAGCTATGAACGTTTTGGTTCAATAGGTAGAGTAATTAATGCAGCAGATGATAAGAAAAGTGATAAGGAAGCAGCAGAAGCTTTTCTAGAAAAATTAACAGAGTTATGTAACATATGTGAAATACCAACTTTAAAAGAGTATGGAATTAATAAAGAAGAATTCAATAAAGTAGTAGATAAGATGGCGCAAGATGCTATGAACAGTGGAAGTCCATCGAATACTATAAAAGAAGTTAAAAAGGAAGACTTATTAACTATATACAGTAGATTATGGTAA
- a CDS encoding ABC transporter ATP-binding protein: MSMLNEIDTEFESRNVFRTREEKVEIKIEDLSMVYQDKNGGEPVTALKNVNLEIKEGEFISLLGPSGCGKTTLLRIIADLLQPSSGKVIVRGQSPREIRLQKKYGIVFQNPVLYDWRTVRRNVCMPMELLGMKKQDRTSRVTEMLDLVGLTNFGTHYPYELSGGMQQRVGIARALAINPEILLMDEPFSALDEFTREKLHEDLLEIWTKTKKTVVFVTHNISEAVFLSDKVVVLSPHPGRVSAVIDIDIPRPRNMESKQSKQFYDYITKIRNSFEGV, from the coding sequence ATGAGTATGTTGAATGAAATAGATACAGAATTTGAAAGCAGAAATGTTTTTAGGACAAGAGAAGAAAAAGTAGAAATTAAAATTGAAGATTTAAGTATGGTTTACCAAGATAAGAATGGTGGAGAACCAGTAACAGCACTTAAGAATGTTAATTTAGAAATTAAAGAAGGAGAATTTATTTCATTACTAGGTCCTTCTGGTTGTGGAAAGACAACATTACTTCGTATTATAGCTGATCTATTGCAACCTTCTTCAGGAAAAGTGATAGTACGAGGACAAAGCCCAAGAGAAATAAGACTTCAAAAGAAATATGGCATCGTATTTCAAAATCCAGTTCTATACGATTGGAGAACAGTAAGAAGAAATGTTTGTATGCCAATGGAGCTTCTAGGAATGAAGAAGCAGGATCGTACTTCAAGAGTTACGGAAATGCTTGATCTAGTAGGACTTACTAACTTTGGTACGCATTATCCTTATGAATTAAGTGGAGGGATGCAGCAAAGGGTTGGTATAGCAAGAGCATTAGCCATTAATCCGGAAATACTTCTTATGGATGAACCATTCTCAGCTTTAGATGAATTTACACGTGAAAAGCTTCATGAAGATCTTTTAGAAATATGGACAAAGACCAAAAAGACAGTAGTTTTTGTAACCCATAATATTTCAGAAGCAGTATTTTTATCGGATAAAGTTGTGGTTTTATCTCCACATCCAGGACGTGTTTCTGCTGTGATTGATATTGACATACCAAGACCAAGAAATATGGAGTCAAAACAGTCAAAACAATTTTATGATTATATAACCAAAATAAGAAATAGCTTTGAGGGGGTATGA
- a CDS encoding ABC transporter permease → MISRKEKYKVNLVWAIGIFIAWELVAFFLEQVMHDPMAGAKLPYPHSVIISIAENFTDLMSAAGLTFSRAVFGFALGAAIGFVLAIIMSLSKIAEKISLPYLIISQMIPVLGLAPIIFTLVRDMNTSRIVIAAYITFFPVSVNMLSGLNSVESDKKELLYSYAAKKKSIYYKLMIPYSMPYLFAGLKIAAPMSITASILVDMLGSSGGIGVKLLYSLYSGTKDVFWGSVVTSALMGILSYFIVILFEKICMPWRKQTT, encoded by the coding sequence ATGATTAGCAGGAAAGAGAAATATAAAGTTAATCTAGTTTGGGCTATAGGCATCTTTATAGCTTGGGAATTAGTAGCTTTCTTTCTAGAACAAGTGATGCATGATCCAATGGCTGGAGCAAAATTGCCTTATCCACATAGTGTCATCATATCAATAGCAGAAAATTTCACTGATTTAATGAGCGCGGCTGGACTTACCTTTTCAAGAGCTGTATTTGGGTTTGCACTTGGAGCTGCAATAGGATTTGTTTTAGCAATAATTATGAGTTTATCGAAAATAGCAGAAAAAATATCATTACCTTATTTAATAATATCACAAATGATACCTGTTTTAGGGTTAGCTCCTATAATCTTTACTTTAGTCAGGGATATGAATACTTCTAGAATAGTAATTGCAGCATATATCACATTTTTCCCAGTTTCAGTAAATATGCTTAGTGGATTAAATAGTGTAGAAAGCGATAAAAAAGAATTGCTATACTCATATGCTGCAAAAAAGAAAAGCATATATTATAAGCTTATGATTCCATATTCAATGCCATATTTATTTGCTGGTTTAAAAATAGCGGCACCAATGTCAATAACAGCATCTATCTTAGTTGACATGTTAGGTTCAAGTGGTGGAATTGGAGTGAAACTTTTATACTCGTTATACTCAGGAACAAAAGATGTATTCTGGGGATCAGTAGTTACCAGCGCTTTAATGGGGATTTTAAGTTATTTTATAGTAATATTATTCGAAAAAATTTGTATGCCTTGGAGAAAACAGACTACATAG
- a CDS encoding ABC transporter permease produces the protein MNEKIKNVLWPLGFGILMIIAWQVGIIHDALGFKPFQLPVPSQIIKTLSDNFSKALTDTMITVSGALVGLALGCIIGFIVAVIATQFPKWGYTGLSVIAAFNAIPIVALSPIMNRWFTSGFAQKVGVVTVVCMAAMAINSYRGLNDLKPFAKDLLESYAAPEKIIFFKLRLPNCLPSILTALKINVAAAIMAAMISEYFAASTSGIGFGIKDNLRKGMMAMGWSYIVMAALVGIVLYLIILLIERRTIKWHASQR, from the coding sequence ATGAATGAAAAAATTAAAAATGTCTTATGGCCTTTAGGCTTTGGAATATTAATGATAATCGCATGGCAAGTTGGTATCATTCATGATGCATTAGGTTTTAAACCCTTTCAATTACCAGTACCATCACAAATTATTAAAACTTTAAGTGATAATTTTTCTAAAGCTCTAACTGACACGATGATTACAGTTTCAGGGGCATTGGTAGGACTTGCTTTAGGATGCATAATTGGATTTATTGTCGCAGTGATAGCTACGCAGTTTCCAAAGTGGGGATATACAGGACTTAGTGTAATAGCTGCATTTAATGCAATTCCAATAGTTGCATTATCGCCTATTATGAATCGTTGGTTTACAAGTGGTTTTGCACAAAAAGTTGGTGTTGTAACGGTTGTATGTATGGCAGCTATGGCAATTAACTCCTATAGGGGATTAAATGATTTAAAACCATTTGCAAAAGATTTATTAGAGTCATATGCAGCACCAGAAAAAATTATATTTTTCAAGCTTCGTTTACCCAATTGTCTTCCGAGTATTTTAACTGCATTAAAAATTAATGTGGCGGCAGCAATAATGGCGGCTATGATAAGTGAATACTTTGCAGCATCAACTTCAGGGATTGGGTTTGGAATTAAAGATAATTTAAGAAAAGGAATGATGGCCATGGGGTGGTCCTATATAGTAATGGCAGCATTAGTTGGGATTGTTTTATACTTAATTATTTTATTAATAGAACGTAGAACCATAAAATGGCATGCATCACAAAGATAA
- a CDS encoding ABC transporter substrate-binding protein, which translates to MKKKLLALGLAVLMMGTMLIGCGSKTSETTAKDATKSEDTTKKDGELEKVTLQLKWLPQSQFMGYYVAAAKGYYKDEGIDIQILPGGSDIIPEQNVYNGVANIGVTWVSSLMTYQAQGYDLQEIAQVFQKSGMLLVSKKEKGINSPKDLAGKKVGNWFGGNEYELLALLSKYNLDKEKDLKLVQQDFTMDQLKEGSVDAASAMTYNEFGLLLEGGMKKEDLNVIDMNNESVAMMEDCLFVNSEWAGKNKDLLVRFLKASIKGWKDAVQDPEAAGKTVYDVDKSVSLDHQVYMAKEVAKLVAPQGFDTSKIGQIDMNAIKQTGDFLKLYNKDLAKTPVVDDTTFTSKYWEEATK; encoded by the coding sequence ATGAAAAAGAAGTTATTAGCTTTAGGGTTAGCTGTATTAATGATGGGGACGATGCTTATAGGATGTGGATCAAAAACATCAGAAACAACAGCGAAAGATGCAACTAAATCAGAGGATACTACAAAGAAGGATGGGGAGTTAGAAAAAGTAACACTTCAATTAAAATGGCTTCCGCAATCACAATTTATGGGATATTACGTAGCAGCAGCAAAAGGTTACTATAAAGATGAAGGAATAGATATTCAAATTCTTCCAGGAGGAAGTGACATTATTCCAGAACAAAATGTTTATAATGGTGTAGCTAATATAGGGGTAACTTGGGTTTCAAGTTTAATGACTTACCAAGCTCAAGGGTATGATTTACAAGAAATCGCTCAAGTATTTCAAAAATCAGGCATGTTACTAGTATCTAAAAAAGAAAAAGGTATTAATTCGCCAAAAGATTTAGCTGGTAAAAAAGTAGGTAACTGGTTTGGTGGTAATGAATATGAACTTCTTGCACTACTTTCAAAATACAATTTAGATAAAGAGAAAGACCTAAAACTTGTACAACAAGACTTTACAATGGATCAATTAAAAGAAGGATCAGTTGATGCAGCATCAGCAATGACTTATAACGAATTTGGTTTATTACTTGAAGGCGGCATGAAGAAAGAGGATTTAAATGTAATTGATATGAACAATGAAAGTGTTGCAATGATGGAAGATTGCTTATTTGTAAACTCTGAATGGGCAGGTAAGAATAAAGATTTATTAGTTCGTTTCTTAAAGGCATCTATAAAAGGTTGGAAAGATGCTGTCCAAGATCCTGAAGCAGCAGGAAAAACAGTTTATGATGTAGATAAATCAGTTTCTTTAGATCACCAAGTTTATATGGCGAAAGAAGTTGCTAAACTTGTAGCACCTCAAGGATTTGATACTTCAAAAATTGGACAAATCGATATGAATGCAATTAAGCAAACAGGGGATTTCTTAAAACTTTATAATAAAGATTTAGCTAAAACTCCAGTGGTAGACGATACAACATTCACTTCAAAGTATTGGGAAGAAGCAACAAAATAA
- the hydA gene encoding dihydropyrimidinase, producing MDLIIKNGTIVTPLESYVADLAVKGGKIVAIGTGFSEEGASVVDAKGKLILPGAIDAHTHLAMPFGGTVSADSYLAGTRAAACGGVTTVFDYPMQRKGNGIIETIETRKEMCDPEACVDYAFHCIITDLNEGTILDEFEDAVEYGVPSFKCFLVYKKEGMMVDDATLVKILLKAKETGAMTNIHAENPDLIDLNIENFLKEGKTSAWYHYLSRPEFVEAEADKRAVHLAKSIGAPLYLVHMADKEGLETAIEAKREGHDIYVETCPQYLEFTCDVYKREDGRNFVCSPPMKGQESQDALWKAIKSGDIDTVATDHCPFQSYEKDWGKDDFTKIPNGCAGVENLYPYMLSAANEGKITFNRAVELCSFNPAKIFGCTEKGSLTVGKDADIVIYDPNKDFTISVENMHSDYDHTIWEGKTLHGYPVQTYVRGNLVYDNGEFVGKAGFGQFVKRVGRK from the coding sequence ATGGATTTAATTATTAAGAATGGAACTATTGTAACACCATTAGAATCTTATGTAGCTGACCTTGCTGTAAAAGGTGGAAAGATTGTAGCGATTGGAACAGGTTTTTCAGAAGAAGGTGCAAGTGTTGTAGATGCTAAAGGCAAGTTAATATTACCAGGGGCTATAGACGCACATACTCATTTAGCTATGCCGTTTGGAGGTACTGTTTCAGCTGACAGCTATCTTGCCGGAACACGGGCAGCTGCTTGCGGAGGTGTTACAACAGTATTTGATTATCCAATGCAAAGAAAAGGCAACGGAATAATTGAAACCATTGAAACAAGAAAAGAAATGTGTGATCCAGAGGCGTGCGTAGATTATGCATTTCATTGTATCATAACTGATTTAAATGAAGGAACTATCTTAGATGAATTTGAAGATGCGGTTGAATATGGTGTACCTAGTTTTAAATGTTTCTTAGTTTATAAAAAAGAGGGGATGATGGTGGATGATGCGACTTTAGTGAAAATACTATTGAAGGCTAAAGAAACTGGGGCGATGACAAACATCCATGCTGAAAATCCCGATTTGATTGATTTAAATATTGAAAACTTCTTAAAAGAAGGAAAAACTTCAGCATGGTATCACTACTTAAGCAGACCAGAATTTGTTGAAGCTGAGGCAGATAAAAGGGCAGTGCATTTAGCTAAATCCATAGGAGCCCCACTATATTTAGTTCATATGGCAGACAAGGAAGGATTAGAAACTGCTATTGAAGCCAAAAGAGAAGGTCATGATATATATGTTGAAACATGCCCACAATATTTGGAATTTACGTGCGATGTTTATAAAAGAGAAGATGGCAGAAATTTTGTATGTTCACCACCAATGAAAGGGCAAGAAAGTCAAGATGCACTTTGGAAAGCTATTAAATCAGGAGATATTGATACTGTAGCTACAGACCACTGCCCATTCCAAAGCTATGAAAAGGACTGGGGGAAAGATGATTTTACGAAGATTCCAAATGGGTGTGCAGGTGTAGAAAATTTATATCCATATATGCTTTCAGCAGCAAATGAAGGAAAAATAACTTTTAATAGAGCGGTAGAATTATGTTCATTTAATCCAGCTAAAATATTTGGATGTACAGAAAAAGGTTCTCTAACAGTTGGAAAAGATGCAGACATTGTAATTTATGATCCAAATAAAGACTTCACAATTTCGGTAGAGAATATGCATTCAGATTATGATCATACAATTTGGGAAGGAAAAACTCTTCATGGATATCCAGTTCAAACCTATGTGCGTGGGAATTTAGTTTATGATAATGGTGAATTCGTTGGAAAAGCAGGATTTGGACAATTTGTGAAACGAGTAGGAAGAAAGTAA
- the preA gene encoding NAD-dependent dihydropyrimidine dehydrogenase subunit PreA, translating into MSSLFYKDISTNEYVSGCLLCDEAPCRKACPHSIEVDTIIRSLRFENKAGAVNKLPNLLPCDTCEEKPCKEACLKGKINESVPIDKVMKAISTESRVKENEVDLEIDFCGVKCENPFFLSSSVVGSNYEMVAKAFEMGWAGVAFKTIGMFVPKEVSPRFTALSKESVPFVGFKNIEQISDHTLEENIGFLKRLKKDYPSKIIVASIMGQNEEEWTKLAKLMTEAGADIIECNFSCPHMTSKGVGSDVGQNPDLVALYTKATRKGTNLPILAKMTPNIGNMEIPAMAAMEAGATGIAAINTIKSIMNLNLENFESEPNVEGKTSVGGYSGKAVKPIALRFIHDMKACEELKDVPISGMGGIETWKDAAEFMALGCENLQITTSVMQYGYRIIDDLINGMKLYLSSQGYKNISEIVGSALPNIVPTDKLDRDSICYPRFDRQKCIGCGRCYLSCYDGGHQAIKVDINTRMPILLVDKCVGCQLCSTVCPARAVEPGKRVKK; encoded by the coding sequence ATGAGTAGTTTATTTTATAAAGATATTTCAACAAATGAATATGTGTCAGGGTGTTTGTTGTGCGATGAAGCACCTTGTCGCAAAGCTTGTCCCCACTCCATTGAAGTGGATACTATTATCCGTTCTTTAAGGTTTGAAAATAAGGCTGGGGCAGTAAATAAACTGCCCAATCTACTTCCTTGTGACACATGTGAAGAAAAGCCATGTAAGGAGGCTTGCTTAAAAGGGAAAATTAATGAATCAGTACCAATTGACAAAGTTATGAAAGCAATATCAACTGAATCTAGAGTTAAAGAAAATGAAGTTGATTTAGAAATAGACTTCTGTGGGGTGAAGTGTGAAAATCCATTTTTCCTTTCATCATCAGTAGTTGGAAGTAATTACGAAATGGTAGCTAAAGCATTTGAAATGGGCTGGGCAGGGGTAGCATTTAAGACTATTGGAATGTTTGTACCAAAGGAGGTTTCACCAAGGTTTACTGCTTTAAGTAAAGAAAGTGTTCCATTTGTTGGTTTCAAAAATATAGAGCAGATTTCGGATCACACATTGGAAGAGAATATAGGATTTTTAAAAAGATTGAAAAAAGACTATCCAAGCAAAATTATTGTTGCATCAATCATGGGGCAAAACGAAGAAGAATGGACTAAATTGGCCAAGCTAATGACAGAGGCAGGAGCAGATATTATTGAATGTAATTTCTCATGCCCGCATATGACAAGTAAAGGCGTAGGTTCAGATGTTGGACAAAATCCAGATTTGGTAGCACTATATACTAAAGCTACTAGAAAGGGAACAAATTTACCTATACTTGCAAAGATGACACCTAATATTGGAAATATGGAAATACCAGCAATGGCTGCAATGGAGGCAGGAGCAACAGGTATTGCAGCAATTAATACAATTAAGAGTATTATGAATCTAAACCTAGAAAACTTTGAATCGGAACCTAATGTTGAAGGTAAGACTAGTGTAGGAGGATACTCAGGAAAAGCAGTAAAACCAATTGCTTTACGCTTTATTCATGATATGAAAGCTTGTGAAGAACTAAAAGATGTGCCAATAAGTGGGATGGGCGGTATTGAAACATGGAAAGATGCAGCTGAATTTATGGCCTTAGGATGTGAAAATTTGCAAATAACAACGTCTGTAATGCAATACGGGTATAGAATTATCGATGATTTAATTAATGGGATGAAATTATACTTAAGTTCACAAGGTTATAAAAATATATCTGAAATTGTTGGTAGTGCTTTACCTAATATTGTTCCAACAGATAAACTTGATAGAGATAGTATTTGTTATCCAAGGTTTGATAGGCAAAAGTGCATAGGATGTGGACGATGTTACTTATCATGTTATGATGGTGGGCATCAAGCAATTAAGGTAGACATAAATACAAGAATGCCAATATTGTTAGTAGATAAATGTGTAGGCTGTCAATTATGCAGTACTGTATGTCCTGCAAGAGCAGTAGAACCAGGAAAGAGAGTGAAAAAATAA
- a CDS encoding Zn-dependent hydrolase, whose translation MLTCNKERLQEKITTFSKFGDTGKGGITRLSLSPAALEAREEFCKRCKALGMEIKTDDMANIYATIPGEEKLPAIMMGSHADSVKQGGNYDGILGVLTGLEVAETIVTEKIAHKHPITVVIWTNEEGARFEPAMMSSGVITGKFDKDVMLASKDTEGVTFKEALEASGYMGKIENRMNPEKYRALVELHVEQGPVLEDEKIDIGVVEGVCGMINYEFTFKGQADHAGTTPMKYRKDALYAAVKTIQYLHDELDKLDSKLVYTTGKISAHPNIHTVIPDYVKFTLDARHQDPEVINKVLEIIKAIPKVVEKCETSYEKAWSRNTVHFYSDFVDYVEKNAKEFGYSTKRMYSGPGHDAQFITDIIPTTMIFVPSEKGHSHCEKEFTPLENCLKGANVLLKTILDIDNN comes from the coding sequence ATGTTAACTTGTAATAAAGAAAGGCTTCAAGAGAAAATCACAACATTTAGTAAATTCGGGGATACAGGTAAAGGAGGAATCACGAGGTTGTCTTTATCACCTGCTGCTTTAGAAGCAAGAGAGGAATTTTGCAAAAGATGCAAAGCACTTGGTATGGAAATAAAAACCGACGATATGGCGAACATATACGCAACCATTCCTGGAGAGGAAAAGTTACCTGCTATTATGATGGGATCTCATGCTGATTCAGTTAAACAAGGTGGTAATTATGATGGTATTTTGGGAGTTCTTACTGGATTAGAAGTTGCAGAAACTATAGTAACTGAAAAAATAGCTCATAAACATCCAATCACAGTTGTTATATGGACTAATGAAGAAGGGGCACGCTTTGAACCAGCAATGATGTCATCAGGTGTTATTACAGGAAAATTTGATAAAGATGTTATGTTAGCATCTAAGGATACTGAAGGAGTTACATTTAAGGAAGCATTAGAAGCTAGTGGATATATGGGAAAAATAGAAAATCGAATGAATCCAGAAAAATACAGGGCACTAGTTGAATTACATGTTGAACAAGGACCTGTTTTAGAAGATGAAAAAATTGATATAGGGGTAGTTGAAGGTGTTTGTGGAATGATAAATTATGAATTTACATTTAAAGGTCAAGCAGATCATGCTGGAACAACTCCAATGAAATATAGAAAAGATGCTCTATATGCGGCTGTAAAAACTATTCAATATCTTCATGATGAACTAGACAAGCTTGATAGTAAGCTAGTATATACAACAGGAAAGATTTCAGCTCATCCAAATATCCATACAGTAATTCCTGATTATGTTAAATTCACTTTGGATGCAAGGCATCAAGATCCAGAAGTAATTAATAAAGTTCTTGAAATAATTAAGGCTATTCCTAAAGTTGTTGAAAAATGTGAAACAAGTTATGAAAAAGCTTGGTCAAGAAATACAGTTCATTTTTATTCTGACTTTGTAGATTATGTTGAAAAAAATGCAAAAGAATTTGGATATTCAACAAAAAGAATGTATAGTGGTCCGGGACATGATGCACAATTTATTACAGATATCATTCCAACTACAATGATCTTTGTTCCAAGTGAAAAGGGGCACAGTCATTGCGAAAAAGAATTTACACCACTTGAAAACTGTTTAAAGGGTGCAAATGTTTTGTTGAAGACAATATTAGATATTGATAATAATTAA
- a CDS encoding CBS domain-containing protein, with amino-acid sequence MQIKDVMSKDIVSLNSEDSIERAAQMMRQFDVGAIPVCDNSNKLVGMITDRDIALDCVASGASADQQKICDYMTSNPVTGSPDMDVHDAVRLMSRHQIRRLPIVENNSVIGIVSLGDISQEPNLQDNAEVALKNISEPGTNNHI; translated from the coding sequence ATGCAAATAAAAGATGTAATGTCAAAAGATATAGTGAGTTTAAATTCAGAAGATTCTATTGAAAGAGCTGCTCAAATGATGAGACAGTTTGACGTGGGCGCAATACCTGTTTGTGATAACTCAAACAAATTAGTTGGAATGATTACAGATAGAGATATTGCTTTGGATTGTGTAGCATCAGGTGCAAGTGCAGACCAACAAAAGATATGTGATTATATGACTTCAAATCCTGTTACAGGAAGTCCTGATATGGATGTTCATGATGCAGTAAGACTAATGAGCAGACATCAAATAAGAAGATTACCTATTGTAGAAAATAACAGTGTTATCGGTATCGTTTCTCTTGGTGATATTTCACAAGAACCAAATCTACAGGATAATGCTGAGGTTGCTCTTAAAAATATTTCAGAACCTGGAACAAACAATCATATATAA